The following proteins come from a genomic window of Populus nigra chromosome 6, ddPopNigr1.1, whole genome shotgun sequence:
- the LOC133697646 gene encoding probable WRKY transcription factor 4 has product MTENGKEHQQPKQQQPSSPSKSLSSRPTTITLPPRSFTETFFSSGAPGTLGFSPGPMTLLSSFFSDSDDCKSFSQLLAGAIASPNFKPPDDKSSAGDFSSSSSLSIVPPPPMFSMPLGLSPVSLPDSPGFGLFSPQGFGMTHQQALAQVTAQAAQANSIMHVQPEHSTPAMSSTFTSTQGAHQQQQKARSVADSRVKIQELSDFSRSDQRSESSSLAVDKPANDGYNWRKYGQKQVKGSEYPRSYYKCTHPNCPVKKKVERSLDGQVTEIIYKGQHNHQPPQSNKRGKDAGGLNGNSNSHGNSELDSRFQSGNVSKEIDRKDQESSQATPEHVSGMSDSEEVGDTEAGGEVDEDEPDPKRRSTEARVTEPASSHRTVTEPRIIVQTTSEVDLLDDGYRWRKYGQKVVKGNPYPRSYYKCTTAGCKVRKHVERAAADPKAVITTYEGKHNHDVPAAKNSSHNTVNSNASQLKPQTLEKHASNNSNSQPAARLRLKEEQIT; this is encoded by the exons ATGACCGAAAATGGAAAGGAGCATCAGCAGCCAAAACAGCAACAACCATCATCACCTTCCAAATCATTGTCTTCCCGCCCGACCACCATAACACTCCCTCCACGTTCCTTCACCGAAACATTCTTTTCCAGTGGGGCCCCTGGTACCTTGGGCTTCAGTCCAGGCCCTATGACTCTCCTCTCAAGTTTCTTCTCTGACTCCGACGACTGTAAGTCCTTCTCTCAGCTTCTCGCCGGCGCCATAGCCTCCCCTAATTTCAAACCTCCCGATGACAAGAGCTCTGCCGGTGACTTTAGCAGTTCATCGAGCTTGTCCATCGTCCCTCCCCCGCCGATGTTCTCGATGCCGCTGGGGCTTAGTCCGGTGTCTCTTCCTGATTCACCGGGGTTCGGACTCTTTTCTCCTCAG GGCTTTGGAATGACACACCAGCAGGCGCTAGCACAGGTCACGGCTCAGGCTGCGCAAGCCAATTCAATTATGCATGTTCAACCGGAACATTCGACACCGGCAATGTCTTCGACCTTTACGAGCACACAAGGGGCAcaccagcagcagcagaagGCACGCTCAGTCGCGGATTCTAGAGTGAAAATACAGGAACTCTCGGACTTCTCTCGGTCTGATCAGAGATCTGAATCTTCTTCGCTGGCTGTTGATAAGCCTGCTAATGATGGATACAACTGGAGGAAATATGGGCAGAAACAAGTGAAAGGAAGTGAGTATCCTAGAAGTTATTATAAATGTACACATCCTAATTGTCCTGTCAAGAAAAAAGTTGAGCGATCTCTTGATGGTCAAGTAACTGAAATTATCTACAAGGGGCAGCACAATCATCAGCCACCGCAATCCAATAAGCGTGGAAAGGATGCCGGAGGCTTAAATGGCAATTCAAACAGTCACGGGAATTCTGAATTAGATTCCCGATTTCAAAGTGGAAATGTCAGCAAAGAGATAGATAGGAAGGATCAGGAATCCAGTCAAGCTACACCTGAACATGTATCTGGGATGAGTGATAGTGAGGAAGTTGGTGATACTGAAGCTGGTGGTGAAGTTGATGAAGACGAGCCTGATCCTAAGAGAAG AAGTACAGAGGCTAGAGTGACAGAGCCAGCTTCTTCACACAGGACTGTAACGGAGCCCAGAATCATTGTGCAGACAACCAGTGAAGTTGATCTCTTAGATGATGGCTATAGATGGCGCAAGTATGGGCAGAAAGTTGTCAAAGGCAATCCTTATCCAAG GAGCTACTATAAATGCACAACCGCAGGATGCAAAGTTCGTAAACATGTCGAGAGGGCTGCAGCAGACCCAAAAGCTGTCATAACAACCTATGAGGGCAAACATAATCACGATGTACCAGCAGCTAAAAATAGCAGCCACAACACGGTCAATAGTAATGCATCTCAGCTGAAACCACAAACTCTGGAGAAGCATGCATCAAACAACAGCAACAGTCAGCCTGCAGCACGTCTACGGTTAAAAGAAGAGCAGATAACATAG